GGAAAATATagcttgctttattttaaaatactaatttattttttaaacaaaatcgtACCAATTGCgcagctttttatttatttatgtattcatttatttgtgtatttatttgtttatttgtgtatttatttatgtatttatttatttatttatttatttcaaaggcAGTTAAATATTATGCATGTCTGTCGAGTCTGTTTTTAGagctttaataaatatctttggttttgaataatttagtgtaaaaagatttttttagcaGCATTCAAATTGATTTTCGTCAGTTAAACCAGCAATTAAAGtaacttctaaaaaattataactttatctGAATTGTATCGcattaaattacttattcaaatttactaaacgcgtaattttattggtttacattatttagaaaaaaaatatccataggaattctaaaaaatactaAGTGTTGTTAATCCGAATCCAATTTGACTCCCTTTATGAAAGGTATGGCGCTGACAAATTTTCCTGcatcataaaaagtttgaaaatcaaaaattttacataaaataaaatttggtgtGAGAAGAGATCCCTTAATAAACAATAACATACAAAAAAGTTTCTTTGTTTCATTGAATTAACCActtcacttaatttaaaaatttacctttttttttttttacttattattgatCTACAATTAACCCTTATTAACAAATGTATTTTAGAAAAGTGTTTACAAATCCTGACACAGAAGATGTGTATAAGGAAGGTGATGTTTACAAAAGATTAGATTTAGCTGAGAGTCTAAAAATTATGTCTGAAGACAAATATTCTGCACTGTACGGAATGAGTGATATCACAACtcgatttttaaaagatttgaaagaAGCAGGTGAGGATGATTTAACCATACgtaccatatatatatatttataaatacggTAATATATTCGTACCATATATATTAACCGAGTAATGCAAccataaatgattaaaaagttcACAAACACCACTTAGTTACATCTCTTTCTaggtgaggcttttaaaatgttggtaaaTTATAAAAGGTTCTGAAAGCTTTAGATTTTAATTGTCTCCCACTCTATAAAACATTAAGCaatgtgataaataaaattcttttaattcttattgAATGGAATATTAAAACGTTGCTGGTATTACCAAGAAATACAGTTGCTTGTACTACAAGcagtaaatcttttttaaactattaagcaAAGTCAACACGGTTTCTTAATGGTAGTCCGATCCGACCACCATGACAATacaataagaaagtggtagcaaatatatgtctgaaaatttgtttaatttatgaatataattggtttgccttatttacttgtcaaccaccaCAAATTTAGTTCTCAaatatgtatgataaatttctctcaattacttttagaatagaatttagGTTCATGCActcaactggttcacttttcaaatagtctgcgcagactacttataaatatCAGTGCGGAGGCTTTATGGTGTAGGAGGTGATGGGTAAAGCAGTCATTGTGGTTGCTTTCTATGCGACGATCTGTTTTTGGTAAGGTAAGCGGGCACCAGACCTCTTAATCTGAGATTTGCCCTAGGGCAACTGGTACTTTTGGCATAGATAAGTTGGGAGAAATAAAGGCAGTTGGACTCCAGTATATATTAGCTTTCAGCACGGCATTAGCTTCTTGCCCGGTTTGCCCATGGTCAAAAATCAGATAAAGAAGTAAAATGAGCTGTTGGAGCTAGCAGAAATTCCATACCATCAGCAAAACAAAACGCAGGAGgtcttgcaaattttaaaaaatggcaaagaaaattaaactaccATAAGTGGAGACATTTAAATTAGATAGTCATATAGGAGACATGTGACTTCtgtgaaattattaatgtttttaaatagtgttatcactttattgcataatataaaaaaaaagtaaaacagtcattaatcataaaattgacAGTGTAAAATATCTTTGCATTCACGTAAGGgtaataacttattataacataaatctttaataattttttaatactgttccaaataaaaataattcattaaaaatatttctgcattaATACTTTTTGTCGAGATTCGTCTccgaaattgaaatatttatattctttatcaGTGAAATATACGTTTATTTGCATtcactttttccaaaaaagtcAAAACTGCATTGCAGTCCATTTTATCCATTTTATCTCCATTTTATCCATTCTATCAACACACCATTTTATCTTTCACAGAAGTAGAGAAATAATCTTTCACTCTACATCAAATGTCCTATTCCTCATCTATTTTCGTCTCCAACAATTTGACATGATGGGggaacaaacaaatattttttggaaagcGTATGCctactaaaaatacaaaaagcagTGTGTGTTAGTAAATACgagaaaaagttaaacaataaaaaaattttcgcaaTGCCGATAGCATTACGAAACGAGACTGTTACAAGCATGCACAGATAACTACAAATCACCAACGGGGTAATGCTCGGGAGTGCTACGCAGAGAGAGAAAAGTAAGTAATGTCTGTCTCTCAGAACAGCCACCGTCACGATGCCTGGTGAGTGGCGGTTTCAGTAGCAACAGGGTTAGTGTATTTCTAGTAGGTGTGAGCTATAgccaaaaatcaaaacaaaacagaagAATTTCTATCGTTGGATGTTGGCAAAAGAATTTTATACTTTGAAAGATTGCGAGAACTACAACACTGCAGCAGTCTAATTAATGTTTGCTCAGTAGATGGCaacatgttatttaattttcactttgtcgtaatatatataattaaatattgattaatacaAGAGCTGGAGGGCACGCACGAAACTTATGGACTTATGTTCCCTTCCTCTGATATAAGCCAATAAGATAAACAAtatatgttcaataaaattagatatattttactCTACTCAAATAGGAAGCATCATTACATTAGATGACATGGAATCTTACACACCAGCAATCAGAGAACCAAGCAAAGTGAAAATACGAGGGAACATGACTGTGTACAGTGCGTCACTTCCCGGAAGTGGACCCCTTCTAACATTTATACTTAATGTTTTGGATGGATACGATTTAAAACCCAGTATAACAAAAAGCAGGGAGGAAACAGTTTTAGCACTACATCGTATCATTGAAACCTTCAAGTTTGCTTATGCCAACAGAATGCACCTAGAAGACAGTTATTCGAAAGAGATACTAGAAGtaagtatcaaaataaaataaaagttagcatAAGAGAAACAGCgcataagtaaatattttattccaattttggtcgattcaaattttgcattagcAAAAATgacaacattttcaaaatttttcgacatGATAGGCTTAGAAAATCTTGGCCTAAACGGCTGAGCTCTTCAAATTAGTGTCAAATTGAACTCTGCCTACTTAAAGTCTATTGTGAGAAGACTggtattttagattttcttctTAACAAAGCTGTTTCATTACAAatcttattttgcattaaaattgagtaatttgttaataacttaatatttaactcTTCAATTAAATCGTTCCCAAGTttcggagttttttttttctaaccttATTGAGTCATAAGGCAGCCAATTAGtactttgtaaaatattcttaaatccggatccaaaaaaaattaatacaagaatattacttttttatgcaattttgcaataaaactaTACTGtgcttacttttattttcatcattccAGTTAGTTGACCTGTTAGAAAGCAAAGATTATGCTGATCAAACTCGCCGAAAGATCGATGATAAGAAAACACATGACCCCGACTACTACGGAATAAATGTCAGTGTTCAAGAAGATCACGGCACAGCCCATATGTCCATAATTGGAACAAACGGAGATGCAGTATCAGTAACGTCTACTATAAACCATTAGTAGGTATTTCTCTgctctttatcttttttaaatgagatttttaattataattttaataagtagcTACGGAAGAACAGCATGTATAgcagaaatattacttttgacAATACTTTATGATACATAGATCAATACgatatttattatcatatttgacACCAATGGCAAATGTGTGAaggattttgaaactttaataacGTTATTACTGCCATTAACAacgtgaaaattttaataaagcgttaaaaataaaatctaaaggCCTGGTTCTTAGGAAAGGACActgtcagctggaaatcagcgctaacctctgattggtccatttgtgaatttcatagtatacgtcatcgaacgctcatcttgaactccaattgccgtccaactcaactgcagttggattacaacgtgacgttaaccacagaagcaatggcggacaacatccaacagcacattgaaatcagccaagattttgattttgacattaaacatagcttcttcattaaacatagcactcttcatttagctcagctataatgtgttttttcttggacaaagtcattatttgttctctaaaacactggtcgacaataacaaaatcaatacaaattcaaaataaatatttgtttacgttattaacgcatgcgcaatgagagataatgtcagcgttggaccgactgctcactctgagctaacaaaaaagtatttttttggcgtcaacTTTCCGTTGACGCCCAcataaggcgctagttctaagaaaccaggccttgagctaacaaaccagtattttgttggcgtcagcgagacgttgacgtcccgctgacgcccagataaggcgcttgtcctaagaaaccagaccttaagtTAATACTTAATAGAGAGTTCAAGATCTTTTAAGATATAATAATTCAACATACAACCTGAATCATAAAGTATGCATTttagaaaatggattttaaaatttttaaatatagtgttCTACTTCATAGTAGacggaattttatttcattcacagctcatacaattttttcaaatgcaattagcactcttttttttttctttctttgattttaataaagaatgtaataattcttaaaaatttacgattcttattaaaaaaattattaatatactgTTACCTCTTGTGTGggtatgtaaatattattttaataagactCCCACAGAATTTGCaataaatgtgagaaaaaaatttcgaaaaaagaaaaatcattaacacTGAAAGATTATGTTGGTCAGAAAGCTACTTTTCGGGATTCAAAATATGATTAAGGAAATTCttcgatttaataatttaatttctatttaaaatatataatagaaacCTCtcaatcaaaaaagaaattatttctgatCTAATTTAGCTCAATAGTCGACAAACTCTTCAATGACACCTTGCTCAGCCGAACATATCCAAATACTGTTTGTTGTTGCTTCTAATGACACTTGAATAAGCCAAACTCGCCAACCATTGGCTATTATGAATAAAGTCAGAAAAGTGCGCCTTTTAtttgacaagagagcaccgcAAGGGTGAAAGTGTGTTTTATCTCAGAACCCCGCTGATAAGATTGCAACACCATTCATTCGTGAAGACACTTTcgcaatttagacatagatctaaAGAGGAAGGAAATTTTCCCCAGACTGCTGTGACCCTGGTACTGATCAGCAGCCGACCACAGTTCCTTCGATTCCAAAGATTTTGCGAGTACGTATATCGCATGTACTCGGTTAATGAAGTCGAGAATCGGTCCCCGATCCCTCTGAACCAGAGTCTGATTCTCTAACCACCAACCTACGATAGCTCCAATTCAAAGGCTAGTTGCTcttaaatcacaaaaatattacaCGCGTCATGGATGCCTTAGGTTGCAAACTCATTGTTTAAAACACTCAAATTTACCACATTATTAATTGCATCTCTTTCAAAAGAATGGCTCAGGGTTTATGCAgtccttaaaaatttcaaaagtcatatcaatattataataaagaagtcataagtttctttttattatcgtttacttataaattatatgcaCAAAATATGTACGAAACATTATATTCTGTGTAATATAATTCTGCGTggtaaatattaagtaattaaattaaaatgcatcattatattaatattgtcactactttttaagttttttcaaggTCGTATGCATCTTGCATAACCAAAATAActgacttattatttttaaaaaaattagattgaaagtaaaaagccttcaaaataaaatttaacgaaaattaattctttaaaacagttatgataaaaattaaaagattcagATTCCTTAAGCTGCTTGATTAAAAATCGTATTAATTAGATTTAGAATATTCTCCTTGAAATCGATATGGAAGTAGCGGGAAACGCTTTTTCACcaaccaaatatttatttacttttagaagGAACTCAAATTCCCTGAGCttagaataattgaaaattggccaaacaattctcaattttttagtaaatcaatgttttgaaaacaagacCTATCGTGATCATCAAGCTTTGgaaaaagagtatttttgaagaaaattgtttgtttctttatttatgtcaaCCTATTTGTTCCTAGCTgtatttgaaattatcttttatgaATTACTTTGAGCAAATTCCTTATTTTCTAATAGTTTTGGGAGCCAAGTAATGAGTCCTTCTACTGGAATACTTCTAAACAATGAAATGGATGATTTTTCGTCGCCAAATATCACCAATTTCTTTGGAGTTCCGCCAACGGGGAAAAATCAGATCCGACCAGGCCGTAGACCATTTTCATCAATGGTACCAGCAATCGTTGTGGATGGAAACCGAAACGTCAGGCTTGTTGTAGGTGGCAATGGTGGGACTCAAATAACCACAAGCGTTGCTCAAGTAAGAATACCATACAGATCACAAAGCGAAAcggaaaagtgaaaaaaaaactggtagtaaaagtatttctataatagataattttcaggaggagaaattctatttttaacaataaacaattcattGCTATCAATTTTCTCTCAGGGAAGAAacaattcaatatataaattttgacagttaaaaaaatttggtaggtattgatattttattgttcccgaaaaaaaaaactaaaaactaaatttatttttcaccagTTTTCACTGATTTCCATCTTGTTATATATTGACTTTCAACCCTTTTACCTCGTATTATTCTCTCACTCTTTTGTATGTGTTTCTCACGTTACCCTGTGCATAGTCCGTACTTGTGTACATAATCATttaataggtttttattttaattgtttattaatttcatataacGTCATTTAATTCTATATATGCTTATACACACGACCCCTTTGGTGTCATCAGTGACCTCTACGATAG
The Parasteatoda tepidariorum isolate YZ-2023 chromosome 9, CAS_Ptep_4.0, whole genome shotgun sequence genome window above contains:
- the LOC107437354 gene encoding scoloptoxin SSD14 (The sequence of the model RefSeq protein was modified relative to this genomic sequence to represent the inferred CDS: added 131 bases not found in genome assembly); amino-acid sequence: MIAYFVISTKKDKWLPEYESNSKLGKYEYAAVSTDAAPCAVIGKDVLFNEGSVVDAAIATLLCMGVVNPQSMGLGGGFFMLHYNKEKDRTTYIDAREVAPLAASENMFHGNASLAKLDGLAIAVPGELSGYATMHQEFGKLPWKDLFLPTIKMCEEGITVNRHLARALKKYRDGILSREHIRKVFTNPDTEDVYKEGDVYKRLDLAESLKIMSEDKYSALYGMSDITTRFLKDLKEAGSIITLDDMESYTPAIREPSKVKIRGNMTVYSASLPGSGPLLTFILNVLDGYDLKPSITKSREETVLALHRIIETFKFAYANRMHLEDSYSKEILELVDLLESKDYADQTRRKIDDKKTHDPDYYGINVSVQEDHGTAHMSIIGTNGDAVSVTSTINHYFGSQVMSPSTGILLNNEMDDFSSPNITNFFGVPPTGKNQIRPGRRPFSSMVPAIVVDGNRNVRLVVGGNGGTQITTSVAQVIIRNLWLDENIKQAIDAPRFHHQLLPNLIEHEVNFPEDILSDLKNKGHVLKKLGDNMLGIIMAVATDENGRISANSDYRKGGEVDGF